Proteins encoded in a region of the Phycisphaerae bacterium genome:
- a CDS encoding substrate-binding domain-containing protein: protein MSMEPTSLFELSPAARCLVRELRRQVLADQIKMNSLLPSVRTIAAQAGVSAFPVQQALKYIERQGWAKRRNSKSRLRIVPAARQRAKDDLQYEPPLIINLVSPLHKALSYEYRVTAIAQRMVAYFGRCSARHVYIDISKGPQALYPVFEENEPIPNEVGYVLVSMPQSYHAVFHSRDLPCVVSGYVHPDNNLPSICEDMELIGYTVGSVLCPGGRAVMLHYGELVGGEVKLIDGVRRAANELGVPSPRQQDFYISVPEDFAECETRITQLLSRGHAPAGILAMRPEIAMLTLKVAARMRIRVPDNLQLVGYGTPHQTYELSYPAITSVGPGSDDELARICSELLAQSLGRRPDVAPRLILESKFIERQTTRPRGREMTN from the coding sequence GTGAGCATGGAGCCGACCAGTCTGTTTGAACTTTCTCCGGCAGCCCGCTGCCTGGTGCGGGAACTGCGCCGTCAGGTGCTCGCCGATCAGATCAAGATGAATAGCCTCCTGCCGTCGGTCAGGACCATCGCGGCACAGGCGGGAGTCTCCGCATTCCCCGTTCAGCAGGCCCTCAAGTACATCGAACGACAGGGCTGGGCCAAGCGAAGGAACAGCAAGTCACGTCTTCGAATCGTACCGGCGGCCCGCCAGCGAGCGAAGGATGATCTGCAATATGAGCCGCCGCTGATCATCAACCTCGTTTCACCGCTTCATAAGGCACTCAGCTACGAGTACCGAGTGACCGCGATCGCCCAGCGCATGGTTGCTTACTTCGGCCGTTGCTCAGCCCGGCATGTCTATATTGACATCTCGAAAGGCCCCCAGGCTCTCTACCCGGTGTTTGAGGAGAACGAGCCAATTCCGAACGAAGTGGGATACGTCCTGGTCAGCATGCCTCAGTCGTATCACGCGGTTTTTCACTCCCGGGATCTTCCTTGCGTCGTGAGCGGGTACGTGCACCCGGATAACAACTTGCCCTCGATCTGTGAGGACATGGAACTGATCGGCTACACGGTGGGTTCGGTCCTGTGCCCAGGCGGCCGCGCGGTCATGCTCCACTATGGCGAACTGGTCGGGGGGGAAGTGAAACTGATCGATGGCGTGCGGCGCGCGGCGAACGAACTGGGTGTCCCTTCTCCGCGCCAACAAGATTTCTACATTTCCGTGCCGGAAGACTTCGCCGAATGCGAAACGCGGATCACACAGCTGCTTTCTCGCGGCCATGCTCCCGCGGGCATCCTCGCGATGAGGCCCGAGATCGCCATGCTCACACTCAAGGTCGCCGCGCGGATGCGAATCCGTGTTCCGGACAATCTCCAGTTGGTCGGCTACGGAACGCCGCACCAGACGTATGAGCTGTCCTACCCGGCGATCACGTCGGTGGGACCAGGCTCGGACGACGAACTTGCCCGCATCTGTTCGGAGCTTCTCGCTCAGTCGCTGGGCCGACGCCCCGATGTTGCCCCCCGACTGATCTTGGAGTCCAAGTTCATTGAGAGGCAGACAACCCGCCCGCGTGGGCGGGAAATGACGAACTGA